A window from Clupea harengus chromosome 14, Ch_v2.0.2, whole genome shotgun sequence encodes these proteins:
- the LOC105905063 gene encoding cyclin-dependent kinase 2-interacting protein: MDESLTPGTKGNLTGSARKLKDNAADWHNFILKWDRLNDEGSTTATKIVNLVLSKEPVKETSLLAGADADLAITPPMGADTLRSVKALEEECSKLQEIVEKMTRVVSKMEKIVSSERGICDLETFKFGAKGRDCPLFLSWPTSDFADVSTRLCKCYRQELALKQLILQELAHTSDPQLSMVYLSAWLYQPYVDDQTKLLLESLLLETGHRTL, from the exons ATGGATG AGAGCCTAACCCCAGGAACGAAAGGTAACTTGACTGGAAGTGCAAGAAAACTGAAAGACAATGCTGCAGATTGGCacaatttcattttgaaatgggATCGCCTGAATGACGAAGGATCAACCACTGCAACCAAAATAGTCAACCTGGTATTAAGTAAAGA GCCAGTGAAGGAGACCAGTCTTTTGGCGGGGGCCGATGCTGACCTGGCAATCACCCCTCCTATGGGGGCAGACACACTGAGATCCGTTAAAGCTCTCGAAGAGGAGTGCTCCAAATTGCAGGAGATTGTGGAGAAAATG actcGTGTCGTCTCCAAAATGGAAAAAATTGTGTCGTCTGAGAGAGGAATCTGCGACCTCGAGACATTTAAGTTTGGGGCTAAAGGAAGAGACTGTCCACTCTTCCTTTCCTGGCCCACGTCTGACTTTG CGGACGTGTCCACCAGGCTGTGTAAATGCTACAGGCAGGAGTTGGCCCTGAAGCAGCTGATCCTCCAGGAGCTGGCCCACACCTCTGATCCACAGCTCTCCATGGTTTACCTCTCTGCCTGGCTGTACCAGCCGTACGTAGACGACCAGACTAAACTGCTCTTAGAGAGCCTGCTTCTGGAGACCGGACACAGGACACTTTAA